The Caldisericaceae bacterium genome contains a region encoding:
- a CDS encoding MBL fold metallo-hydrolase — protein sequence MEIIKIGKYDILKFTFNFLSTNTYLLNLKNTTLIIDPANNSDKETQTLLEHIKTDNIIIFNTHGHFDHIFGNVILKTMFKKSKLIIHEFDSEKLTNPSYNGSLKWNLNIVSPKADISISKEGSLILEDETINILHTPGHTKGSICLVFDGFVFTGDTLFAGTVGIAKEYHGAFEELINTIKTKLFNLKDDYIILPGHGENSTIEEEKEYNPFLN from the coding sequence ATGGAAATAATAAAGATTGGAAAATATGATATTTTAAAATTCACATTCAATTTTCTCTCAACCAATACGTATCTATTGAATTTGAAAAATACCACACTAATCATAGACCCTGCAAACAATAGCGATAAAGAAACTCAAACTCTTTTGGAACACATAAAAACTGATAACATAATAATCTTTAACACACATGGACATTTTGACCACATTTTTGGGAACGTAATTTTAAAAACCATGTTTAAAAAATCAAAACTCATCATTCATGAATTTGACAGCGAAAAACTTACAAACCCATCTTACAATGGTTCGCTTAAATGGAATCTTAACATTGTATCACCAAAAGCAGATATTTCAATCTCTAAAGAAGGTAGTTTAATTTTAGAAGATGAAACAATTAATATCCTACACACCCCAGGACACACGAAAGGAAGCATTTGCCTTGTTTTTGACGGTTTTGTATTTACTGGCGATACCCTGTTTGCAGGAACTGTTGGAATAGCAAAGGAGTACCATGGAGCTTTTGAAGAATTGATAAACACAATAAAAACAAAATTATTTAACCTTAAAGATGATTATATTATACTCCCAGGGCACGGAGAGAATAGCACCATTGAGGAAGAAAAAGAGTATAATCCTTTTCTTAATTAG